ggtaattatctttatcaagaaaaggaatcttgactccaacatctttcttgttcatcttgctgaattattttgatctttaaactctttgtagattaagagcttgctctgataccaattgttagtcccttaacaatgtagcaagaattacagaatgggggttgaatgaaattcttgaacctttttcttgaaataaaaatgttcaactcgattattgatatatttgttttgattagcacaatgcgaaatataaacttaaatgaatcaaaacacaagtaattaaaaacaagagtctttaaaaactttctggtggatttaaataattccaccagagatatatataatatatcgagaggactctgtgtgcagaaatgctcacagctgcttacaaaatagaactactgagaatacaggaaatgctaaagattatgcttataaagatttctctgtttttgagtttctctcagttatctcagttaatttttctatttgctactctcttggtttatataataccaagattacaaagtcaaaaagactgaacaaatataaaatctaacagttttaatctttgctacttttcgtcctctattacccagttaatgggcttccacaatgtgtttgtatacaattcgacggctgtgtgtcagctttcactgttcaactgatgtttgaattcttgatatgatcatccgtcgactttcagatcatccatcgatgacttaattgatcatccgtcgactgctatattaaacatccgttgatagtcatttgatcatccttcgatggatttgttaatcatccgtcggtagctattttggcacttgacttcatttcacttatacagaattacaagacattacttatgtacaattaatcaacctattctgcatatctagttaaagtcaacatgacttatatgctactacagattctatacaaaggtgcatacataactgtgctacaaacttattattacataagctactcactcgatggataataagttaatcatccgtcgggactataatgggttatccgtcgagactataattcttatccgtcgagtgctacattatttcactaagtaaaatctacttagatgttttgtttaagtgatcatcaggtacacaacatattcacaacaaaacTAAATACCCTCTCTAGAGAGGATGCTAATGTCAGCCTCGACAAGCTTAAATCTGTGACGAACTGCCAATAGAGGGTTCTCCACTCATCATCAATAAAAAGGTCGCGGGTAAGAAGCTCGGCATACGAAAGGTGGGGGATGTAGTGAGAACTGTCAATGAGACTGCTGAAGTCACATCTGAAGTACGACCCCAGTCTCCGTCTCTTCATTCCAAGACTACAAACTTCTTATTCCAGTTGTGGATTGAGTCATGAAGAGAACTCGTGTTTACTATGTGAGGAACATGAGGTTTATATTGTATCACGACCCAGCCCGGCCTGTTCAGAGGAGAAGTTTTCATCTTAAAGATGCTTTGGAACATTGTTACGCTCAATTGGATGCCCAAGTCATTGCACCTCATTATGAAGAGAATGATAAAAGCCCACTCGTTAGGGTAAAGCTGACACGGATGGATCTTGAGCTTGTCCAGGAGCCTCAAGATGAAGGGGTGTAGTGGAAACCTTAGTCCCAACTTCAGGGCTTCCTTGTACACAAATAATCTCTGGGGACTGAGATTGCAAGATCTCTCACTAGGCTTAGCCTTGCGAACCTCTAAACATTCGGGCCAAGGGTAACTCGACCGAATCTCTTCAATATTCTTTTCACGAAGCATGCTACTGTAGTTGAAAGCATCAAAATGGACAGTACTCGGGTACTCATCCGCCCTTTCGTCCAGCATGCTCTTTAGACTATTAGAACAATGATTAAtagagaaagggaaataaaaactATACCTTGTAGAGAGCGAATTATAGCCCTCTTGTGCATAGCCTCCTTCATGGAAAGATAAGATTTTCTAGGACATTGACCTTGAGACATCTTTGAAGGGCTTGAGAAAAGTTGGGAGCTTGTGATAGGCTTgagagaatttgagaagttgagaaatgaaggtgtgaatgaAAATGAACACTTCTCATCTTCTTTAATAGGAAAAAAGCTACCTGCTATAGCAGGTCATAACTTTTCCTGGTTCGCGTTAGCAGGTACCTCTCGAAATAACACCGGAAAATGGCGGAGGAAAATGATCGAAAAATTAGAAGGAAGGACATAATAAACGAAAATAGCGATGCAAGACACCGCTTATTATATCAATCCTACGAGAAAAGCCTGGTTGAGGCTAAACACAAGTCATCAGGCCTACCAAGAGCAGGCCTGGGCGAACAGGCTACAAATGGAGCCATTTTGGTCGACCAGGAGCCTCTGTAGGATGGCCTTGTGATCTTTTAGAGTTGTTCCGGAGACCTCATGTGAAATCTCTTGAAAATTTATTGGAAAGGATAACTCTCAGCGAAAAAAATTTCGTGAAGAGTAAAACGTCTAAGAGAACAAGTTCGTTGGAGTACAGAACATCTTGTAAAAAAGTCCAATGGAATACAGGACATCCTGTATAACAAGTTCAATAGAGTACAGAATGTTCAGTAGAACGAGTACAGAACGTTCACTTAAACAAGGATAGAAGAACCAGAAGGGACTCTAGGACCACCATGAGATTAATTTCATGGATGATCAAGAACAAAAAAATCCTAGAAGAATACATGAAGGGATTGAGTCCGGATAGGAGGTTCTGCAAAAAAAAATTGGGACAACCACCCTTGACCAGCAGGGGAGAGAAGGTTCTGCCCCTAGCCAACTAGACTTGGTctcctaattaccatctaagttggagacaTGTCTAacaagtctcccaacacaagtctaaccctagacacacctctatataaagggctctacccctcaacctataactacgttttttggcttgattctttaccacacagagatatgtaggcatcttgcAAGAACCGATAGTCCTGAACGCGAGAGCAACCATTAAAACTCGAAGTTCAAAAATCCTAGTATTAATTACTAACACactctagtttttattccacaacacaAAGTCTATTACTTTAAAGAGGGccatttttttatataaaaaaatcaccattttgAAAACACCCAATATTCTTTTGGCAGGAAACCGAAGGACTAAAGAACCGCTAAACACAAGACTGAGTTTACACAGAGACGTTTGAAGTTTCttaaaaaatataacttataacttaaagTCAAAAATTGTGTGTTATTTAtgtatttaaataattttatgtaTAAGTTACTTATAAATTGGTGTTATGTTTAGTaatcataacttataagttaagaaattaaaattttaacaaattatttTAATGGAAAAATTTTAATACATAAAAATGAaagttaaaaaaaatgaaataaaataatttgataAATTCCTCAATATTCATTTTAAActtatattattaaatttgataaattagaatttattatattttttgaaTATATCCAATTACTATTCCAATTAATCACTAATTATACGATTAACCACTACAACATATTTTTACCGACCACGACCAATACCAATTCCTGTATATATCAATcatcaatatacttatataaaggAGAAGACAGAGCCGTTTATGTGGCGTATCTCAGATCGTATCATTCTATATTTCTAATTTTCTCAATATTTTGAGTAtataaatatcaaaaattataattacCTTATATTCTCCTAAATATACTATCACCGTTCGTAATATTCTCCCAAAATTTCTGCATAATctttaattaagatttttgaaATTAACTTAATATCATAATATTTTCCTAAAACTTTTACTTTCCATTTAAATCAACTTACCATATTGATATTCTCCTAAATTTCCTTTTAAATAACAATTCTTCTCTTGCTCCTTAAAACAAGTtactatattttatttttctatgTCAAAAATTACAGTTAACTTATCTTTTTCTAAATATACTATCACTGTTCGTAATATTCTCCTAAAGTTTATACAAAAActttaattaatatttttgaaatcaacttaccatcataatattcttttaaagtttttcttttatatttaaaTCAACTTATCGTcttgatattttttttaaatatcatTTCTCCTCTTTCTTCTAATATCAACTTACTATATTACATTTTCCTTATATTTTTCCTTTTAAGTTTTAGCCTAGAAAATACTACAAAGGTAAGTATTTACAAATAATTTTtatcaatattttttaaaatcattataCCATTATATTATTATCTATACTTATGTAAAGGAGAAGACGAGGGCGGTGAGGTGACGGCTCTCAAATTGTTTCAAtctattttttgtaattttctaaagtttttatattattaaatagaaaaaatattaGATTAATTATTGACTAATACATAATaaaattttatgataatttgtgAATAATGAGAGAGCGACTCATTGGAATAAAATGTTTAAAGCGAAAAtaattttccaaactttttaatttattattcataatttttaaatgatCAAGATTGGATAAGAAAACAAAAAAATacgaaaaattattttagaagACCGCTACGAAACGCGACTCGGTAAACTAGTTTACTTAATAAACTAATGATAAACTAAGTAATTGATGCTTTAGTAgcacaaaaataaaataaaatgatgtTTTCGTCCGGGGAGCAAAGAAATCGCTAATATAAGTTTAAACAATTTGAAAAATTAGGGGGCGTTTGGTTCGAATTGGGGAAACAGAATGGAATtcagaaaggaaaataaagaaaggaaaataaagagaaagaaaaagaatgACCCTGAATTGGTTTACCTGTTTGGTTCGGATCAGGAAACAGAATGAAAATTTGTAtgtttatatttatatttaattatgtaattttaaaagagctgaaaatatttataattataacaaaataatttgtttacatttaaattaaattattataGTTTATTatttgataacattttaaatttttataataaattaacatataaattatattaatattatttataatatataaaaaataaagaaataatttttttaattaaaaaatatattttacatattaatatattttttatggtgtaagatttaaattataattaaaaatgaaaaaaaatagaGAAAGGAAAAACAAATACATGCTAGGGGAATCAGTTTGGAGGAGTATTGGGTGAACCTAAAACTAAAAAAGTTAAAAGGGAATGAGTTTTTTTGTCAAACAAACACCATCAAATCGAATGGGGTCAATTATTTTTTTTTCCCTTTGTTGAATACCCCTTACCAAACGCTACTTAGTATTTTAACTTGACGACAACTTTAATAGACGAATAAAAAAAAAGTGAGATATGATATTTATAGCTGTTAACAGTAAAGTGAGGACAAAATAAAACTATATTTAGAGGTGTACTAGATAAGGCGTCCAGCGTTCAGATTTCCCCGTAACGGGGAACAGtaaagtgatgatttttattgcCAAACAGCCAACTAAATTGGGCTGAGAGCCCACATAAGTTGAATTTACCGGTCGCCGAACTCACAGCCCAACCCATAATAGCAAGGCCAAGCCCATGAAAAACATCACCccaatataaaaataaaaaccaATATTATAAAACCCTAAACAATATCGTCGCCATCATTTTATACTAGGGTTTGAAGCCTCACAGCACAACCGTACAGTCTCAGCAGCAATGGGTAAAAAATCTCAATCTAAATCTCAATTCTTATACTATCCAATTTCAATATATCATTCATTCATCATAATAATTAATTCAATAATTTATGTTTCAATACGAATTGTAAAAAAAAGTTTAAATGATTTGATTTTAATTTGGGGGTGAAAATGTAACAGCGAGAATCAAGGTTCATGAGCTGAGGACAAAATCGAAGCCTGATTTGTTAGCACAGCTTAAGGATCTGAAAGCTGAGCTCTCTCTTCTCCGTGTCGCTAAGGTCACTGGTGGTGCTCCTAATAAGCTCTCTAAGATGTTAGTTTCTGTTTTTTTCGCTTTCGCATACTTTTCGTCGTTGATAAGTTTGTGTTGTTATTTGTGATTGTTTGTTTAATTTAAGAATGTTGTAGTGATTATATGTTTGTAGCTGTATATACGTCGATTGTTGATGTGTAGTATTAGTATCACATTGTCTATGTATTTGTGTTTTGTTGGTTGTGTATTATGTGAACGTGTGACTTAATATTTGTTTGAATTAGCTCATGACTCGTAGTTATATCCTCTCAATTTATGTCGGATTGCATTTTATTGTTGTATGTTTTATGCATCTTATTGTAGGATGTTACTCGGAGATGTTATATAATGGAAATGCGTATACAAAGAACTTTTGTGAATTTGTGATATATTTGTTACTTTTGGCATTGGCACTAATTGATGATAGTAGTTTTGTGCCTTAAGGATGCAGTTTTGATTGATATTAGGTATATGTTCGGAACAAGAAGCAAAATAATATTCTTAAATGAATTAATGGATAGTTCAAATGAAAATAGATAACAAGAGTTCAGAAATGTTAATCTATTTTCAGTTGTTCTCTTCAATGTTTTGCAGTTGTACTgcattaatatatttttttgaacTTATTAGATCTTTGTGATTCGTTTTTATATTTTGATTCTATTAGTTCACATGTCTGTGTCTACTGGGATGAATATGCTTTAATTGCTCGTGTTATCGATATTTTTAAGAGAAGACCGGATTTGTATCATAGTGGGTAACTATTTTAGTATGCTTTGTATAGGTGACGACACCTTTATTTTTGAGATAAAGTTTGATTTTTTTGTAGGTGCTGCTTTAAGAATGATTTTAATTAAGCATGATTATACGACATGTTGTATGATGGATCACAACTAAATGTGTATCTTGTCAAAATGTGGAATCTTCTCAGTTCTGAGGCATAAAAATATATTAGGAACCATTTTTTACGTAGTTAAGGGGCTAGACACCAAGTTCCAGGAATTTAGGGGCCTAGGATGGAATTTATAGAAATTTTGCTTATGAGTTATTACGAAATGTGGATATATGTGTATGCGGCCTGTAATTTGGTTCATCTGTGATGCAGTAAGGTGGTGAGGACATCAATTGCGCAGGTGTTGACTGTTATGCAACAGAAACAAAAAGCTGCTCTTAGGGAAGTGTACAAGAACAAGAAGCTCATGCCTCTGGATTTGCGTCCCAAGAAAACTAGAGCCATTCGTAGGCGTCTTACCAAGCACCAGGTATTGTTTACTCTCCACATTATTTGTGCTTATTATATAATTGATTTTATGTCtaatactccctcagtcccttccaattgtttatatttttgaggaggtgtccgacacgcattttaaggtgcataaaaagtgtagttatgtaacttatttttacaattttctttttccgaataaaagttgaatgttttaatttttattcagaaaaacaaaattgtaaaaaaaaattacagaactatactttatatccaccttaaaatgcgtgtcggacactctctcaaaaatgtaaacaattgaaagggacggagggagtatattttACTGGTAgattatatttttttttgttttgaacGAAATTCTCCTACTCACCGAGTTTGTGGAAAGAACTGCCTTGCATTGTTACAGAAGATAGTAGATACATGCTCGGATGAATTTACCTAGAATGCTTCATAGCTTTTGAAGTAAGATTGTTGATGGTTTTTACATTCAGAAGTTGCTAAAATAATAAGAAACAATTTTAACCCAACCCTTTTATTTGTATAGTGACAAAATATTAAGAAACAATCCTACCCCAACCCTTTTATTTGTAGAGTGACAAAATATTAGAAATCCCTATCTGAAAGAAACACCTTGACCTTCTTCTATTCTTTGTTTGTTGGATAGCTTTGATGGATATCATTAGTGTTGTATATGTGACTATTAATTCCTGggcttttaaaaattttatgaaGTTGGAAATAACATTGTTGTATTTGCATAGGCATCATTGAAGACAGAGCGTGAAAAGAAGAAAGAGAAGTACTTCCCAATGAGAAAGTATGCAATTAAGGTGTAGGCTAGATTCTGCAAGGGACGAGATTTTGATATTGTGTCTATTAATCTCAATTCCAGTTTTGAGTTCAGTGAACTGTTTACCATTACTATGTTGGTGGATCCTAATTTAAGTGTATTGTTGTTACTTTACATCAGTTGACCCATTAAGTTCTATAATTTTAGACTATGTTAGTTATATGAATGAATTATGTCTATCCTGTTGCTCCACTTCCAGGTGTTGGCTTGACCTGTTTTTACTTTTTTGTTTGGGTTCATTGGCTTGTTTTTAATTTGTTTATGGTGTGGGTTTAATCATACCTTGGCACAACTTAATTATCCTCTTATACAAATAGAATAAATATTCTGCCTATGGCATGAGTCAAAAACTGTGCCAGACTGTCCATTCCTTTTCGTGCTACATGGCAGAGGCAGATAGCTGAGTGGCTTAGGAAAGGTTTTTAAGAAATGTTTTGGGGTCTTGGTTGAGCTACACTGTCTTCAAGTCGCGAATATTAGTTTCCGAAGTAGTTTTGAAATTTATTACTAGCTGATCTGGCAAGACTAGTACCGGAGTCCTCATACTTCACTCATCTATATGGTGCACAATCTATGTTCTTTCTCTCAAGGGTTTTTCTTGTATGTGACTTTGTTTGCAACTTGAGTCAAATAACTTAGCTCATCAAAATAGTAGGGGAATGATCAAATAGTTTGCTCGTTGCAGAAATCAGAAACAATTGGGATCAAAAAGGAGCACAACGCCATATGCATAGTAGATTTGTTAAGCAATGGATAGGAATTGCATTGTATTTGCTTTAACTCTTCGTAGTACACAAATCTTTGTCTTTGTCCACATATCGAAGTAAGTTTCGTTTATGATGACTCTGAAATATAAAATAGAAGACCACTTTGGAGTAAATCCTAAGAAAGCCTGTGGCCCTGTACCACAAAAGCGAGTCAATCCAAACAAATTAAAGTATAAGTACTGCCTTTGGTTCATGATTATGGAATGCTGAAACAAGCCACGTTATAAAAAGGCAACTCAATTCTAACAAGTAATTATGAAATAAGCATctaaataattgattaattgaaaTCAATCATAAATCTAAATGGCATTGTCGGAGGGTTAATTCTGATTATAAAATCAGCTAAAGAATCAAATGAATCGGAATAGTAATCATTTGTTTATATTAAAATACTGAAACAATCCCCGGGATATATATCAAATCGAAATTAAATTTAGTAATTCACAATCTTAAATTTTAGAAAAAGTGCTTCACTGTCTATCTAGCATCAGTGAATTATGTATTAACATATTAATAAATACAAATAAATAAGATAAATATACGAATTTTTGTAGATAAATCATTTTTTTTACCACCGAAGAAATGGAATGAACTACATTTACATAACCTTACTCAAACAAAACATATTatcttttaaattttttaaacaGACTTCAACTCtattcatttatattttttcaaataaatcccactttaaaatttgaattcaAAATCGTTAATGCTGCTTTCTTAATATGATGAAAAACGAAGGTGATAAACAAGATCGTGTAACATGCGCATAGATAGGAGTATAAATTGAAAAAAGACATTAATATACATCTTTTAAAATGTAAAAACCTCCAAAATCCTAAAACAAAAGGCCTACTTGAACCTTCCTCTGCACTTTCCTCTGTTTCTGTCTCTATCTTCCTTGTTCCACTGACTGATCCTCTCCATTATTATAACAACTCTCTTCTTCACTTTCACCTTCACATTACCCTTAAAACACAAACTCATATACTTCTTCTACTCCACTATTAAATCACTCAAACAACACAGTTTCCTCTCATCTGGTGTTTCTTTACTCAAAAATGTCCTCCTCTGCCACTGATGCAAGTATGTTTCAtgtttgttttcttttctttttcttttttgtaTCTATTTACTTAAAGTTTGTATCTTTTGCCCatatcatctctctctctctctctctctctctctctctctctctctccctcacACACACACCACATTAGTGATTAGTAAGATTAGTAAAATGTGTTTATAAGCACCCTTATTTCATATGTGATCACTTAAAGTTCATTTCTTTTAGCTAATTCAGATACCCATTTTATACCTTCAATTTAATCTAATCAAACACACATTGGTACCTGTTAAAAAGATCAAAGATTTAATATATAAGTACAGCTAATATGATGTCTTAAAAACGAATATTCTCTGTATGAAATTTGTTTATAATGATTGGTTTTATTGCAAATGGGAACTTTGATTTGAACTCTATTATTAATTTTGTTTGAGTTCTTGATTATTGCACAGTAGGTGATAGAGACTTGGAGAAAGGTGTAATGAGTCCAACTATTGCTCGAAATCCTAATTTTGAGCTGTCTCAGTCATCTTCACCTTCGTCGTTAACAACACCAGCACTTGTACTGTCAAATTCTGGCAAGAGAATTGATCAGGGGAGGAAGAAGTATGTGAAGCAAGTGACAGGCAGGCATAATGATACTGAGTTGCATTTGGCTGCGCAGCGTGGGGATCTTATTGCTGTCAAGCACATTCTTGGTGATATTGTGAACCAAATGGCTGGGACTTATAGTGGTGAGGATTTAGAGACTGAGGTGGCGGAAATTAGGACATCGATTGTGACTGAGGTGAATGAATTAGGAGAAACTGCAATTTTTACGGCAGCTGATAAGGGACATCTTGATGTTGTTAAGGAGTTATTGAAGTACTCGAATAAGGAGTCATTGACGAAGAAGAATAAATCAAATTTAGATCCTTTGCATGTGGCTGCTAGTCAAGGACATCATGGTAAGGTTCTTTatcttttcaaaatttatttaatgTCTAATGTCCTTTGTGTGATTACTCTTGAGTTCCTGTACAAGGCTCTAAGTTTATAACTTGTTTAGGTGTTTAGATTAATCCATGTCCATGTCGAATATCAAGGTTGAGGATCTGAAGTGCTTTCCTTCCACGAAACTAGTTTGTTATTTATATAACAAACTGCGTTGATGTCGTTGTTGTCATACTTGGTGATAATTGAGAATCATAGACTACAATCGAGTGGGATAGTTTTTTTGTATGTTAAACCTGTTCATATATAGTCTCAATCACAGCATTGTCTATGTTGTCTGCACACATTACAATCTGAAATGAACACTTGATAATTAATATTGCAGCAGATAAGTGATTAATTAATGTGCTAATTCTTGTTGTATCGGAAAGGATCTTTGCTGACGTCGTCCACTTGTATTTACCAACCAATTGTATATCTCATAATCAAAGTATTGTTGCAGCTATTGTCCAAGTGCTCCTAGACCACGACCCAGAGCTGAGCAAAACGATAGGCCCACAACATGCAACTCCTCTTATATCTGCAGCTTCCAGAGGACATACATCCGTAGTAAATGAACTACTGTCAAAAGACTGTAATTTGTTAGAGATTGCCAGATCGAATGGGAAAAATGCATTGCATTTAGCAGCAAGAGGGGGACATGTGGACATTGTAAAGTCATTATTAGATAAAGACCCTCAGTTGGCTAGAAGAACAGATAAAAAAGGACAGACTGCGTTGCATATGGCTGTCAAAGGTCATAGTTGTGAGGCGGTGAAGCTACTTCTTGAAGCTGATGCCGCTATTGTAATGCTTCCGGACAAGTTTGGTAACACAGCCTTGCATGTGGCTACCAGGAAAAAACGAGCTGAGGTATTCAATGTTAAAGCTAAATTTTCATTATTGATATGTGTTGCAACAGTTGTAACTTTTCATATAGCATTAAAACCACACATATCAGTGATGTATGATCTTGTTTGAGAAAAGAAGGATAGGAAAGGTAATAGCCGGGATAGTATCATGAGTACATGACGTATTCGGCCGATAATTGTACACACACTATCATTCGGTCTTCTTAGTTCACCATCTAATTCGAAGATGACTACCATAAAAACAATTGTGAATACGAGTTTACTTATTTTGAACCTTATGGAAAGCCAAAAGGTTCTAGGCTCAATTTATAACCTCTTTTCATCAGCATCACCCGGAAAAGAAGTAATAGTTTCAAGATTGTTCTCGTCATTTATTTACTATAGCAAGTCACTAGTAGCACACTACAATTCTTCCATCTACTAATTAGTATTTTTGTACATTTTTTGAAGTTCATTCATAAAAAGTATAACTACAAAATCCAACATTTAGTAACATTATTTCTTGTTTGGTGCAGATAGTAAACGAGTTGTTATGCCTCCCTGATATTAATGTTAATGCGCCAACCAGAGACCACAAAACGGCACTTGACATAGCTGAAGGGCTTCCACTCTCTGAAGAATCCTCAGATATAAGGGCATGCCTCATTCGCCGTGGTGCTGTTAGAGCTAACGAGTTGAACCAACCAAGGGATGAGTTAAGGAATACTGTAACTCAAATAAAGAAAGATGTTCACACACAGCTCGAGCAAACTAAGAGAACAAACAAGAATGTTCATGGGATTGCTAAAGAGCTCAGGAAGCTTCACCGGGAAGGGATTAATAACGCAACCAACTCGGTGACTGTGGTGGCTGTGCTTTTTGCTACAGTTGCATTTGCAGCTATATTTACTGTACCTGGTGGAGATAACGATCAGGGGATGGCTGTAGTGGTGAGCAGGGCTTCTTTTAAAATCTTCTTCATCTTTAATGCCATTGCTCTTTTCACGTCATTGGCTGTTGTGGTCATTCAAATTACACTGGTTAGAGGTGAAACGAAAGCAGAACGGAGGGTAGTAGAAGTAATTAACAAGCTGATGTGGCTGGCTTCTGTGTGCACTTCTGTGGCATTCATGGCATCCTCTTACATTGTCGTTGGTCGCAAATACGAGTGGGCAGCAATTCTAGTAACAGTCGTGGGAGGAATAATAATGGCCGGAGTTCTTGGCACCATGACTTACTACGTTGTGAAGTCAAAGAGAGTCCGATCAATGAGGAAGAGGGAGAAGCATGCAAGAAGCGGCTCCAACTCATGGCAtcattctgatttttctgattcaGAAGTTCACCGGATGTATGCACTTTAAGAGTCTAGCTACTAACCTTACTACTAAAGTTTGCTTGTAACATTGTAAACAATCATGGAAGGTACATTATTAAAATGATTTGCAAACTTTTTTTATAGATGAACATATCATATCCAGTGTTCATATTAGCAATTAGCATGTTTTTCAAGTATCTGCATCTGGCACTATATTTTGGATGTTTAGTAGTACTGGTGGCCATTTGTTGCATGCTAGTTAAACATCTGGAGGTTCAAATGTGCCATGTATATGCTCTCGATGTATTAAAGTGGGTAAACAGAATATCAGAATTTGGTATCAGTTTGTAGCGTTAGATAAGTAATGCCTTCTAAT
The sequence above is drawn from the Apium graveolens cultivar Ventura chromosome 2, ASM990537v1, whole genome shotgun sequence genome and encodes:
- the LOC141707734 gene encoding large ribosomal subunit protein uL29z-like, with product MARIKVHELRTKSKPDLLAQLKDLKAELSLLRVAKVTGGAPNKLSKIKVVRTSIAQVLTVMQQKQKAALREVYKNKKLMPLDLRPKKTRAIRRRLTKHQASLKTEREKKKEKYFPMRKYAIKV
- the LOC141707735 gene encoding ankyrin repeat-containing protein ITN1-like isoform X1 codes for the protein MSSSATDAIGDRDLEKGVMSPTIARNPNFELSQSSSPSSLTTPALVLSNSGKRIDQGRKKYVKQVTGRHNDTELHLAAQRGDLIAVKHILGDIVNQMAGTYSGEDLETEVAEIRTSIVTEVNELGETAIFTAADKGHLDVVKELLKYSNKESLTKKNKSNLDPLHVAASQGHHAIVQVLLDHDPELSKTIGPQHATPLISAASRGHTSVVNELLSKDCNLLEIARSNGKNALHLAARGGHVDIVKSLLDKDPQLARRTDKKGQTALHMAVKGHSCEAVKLLLEADAAIVMLPDKFGNTALHVATRKKRAEIVNELLCLPDINVNAPTRDHKTALDIAEGLPLSEESSDIRACLIRRGAVRANELNQPRDELRNTVTQIKKDVHTQLEQTKRTNKNVHGIAKELRKLHREGINNATNSVTVVAVLFATVAFAAIFTVPGGDNDQGMAVVVSRASFKIFFIFNAIALFTSLAVVVIQITLVRGETKAERRVVEVINKLMWLASVCTSVAFMASSYIVVGRKYEWAAILVTVVGGIIMAGVLGTMTYYVVKSKRVRSMRKREKHARSGSNSWHHSDFSDSEVHRMYAL
- the LOC141707735 gene encoding ankyrin repeat-containing protein ITN1-like isoform X2 — protein: MSSSATDASDRDLEKGVMSPTIARNPNFELSQSSSPSSLTTPALVLSNSGKRIDQGRKKYVKQVTGRHNDTELHLAAQRGDLIAVKHILGDIVNQMAGTYSGEDLETEVAEIRTSIVTEVNELGETAIFTAADKGHLDVVKELLKYSNKESLTKKNKSNLDPLHVAASQGHHAIVQVLLDHDPELSKTIGPQHATPLISAASRGHTSVVNELLSKDCNLLEIARSNGKNALHLAARGGHVDIVKSLLDKDPQLARRTDKKGQTALHMAVKGHSCEAVKLLLEADAAIVMLPDKFGNTALHVATRKKRAEIVNELLCLPDINVNAPTRDHKTALDIAEGLPLSEESSDIRACLIRRGAVRANELNQPRDELRNTVTQIKKDVHTQLEQTKRTNKNVHGIAKELRKLHREGINNATNSVTVVAVLFATVAFAAIFTVPGGDNDQGMAVVVSRASFKIFFIFNAIALFTSLAVVVIQITLVRGETKAERRVVEVINKLMWLASVCTSVAFMASSYIVVGRKYEWAAILVTVVGGIIMAGVLGTMTYYVVKSKRVRSMRKREKHARSGSNSWHHSDFSDSEVHRMYAL